A genomic window from Ignavibacteria bacterium includes:
- a CDS encoding YXWGXW repeat-containing protein: protein MKTIKLTLLTITAIFVLLFGFSGNSISSEMNKSAEISNTVKPGPKYVWVPGHYKHNKHGKLFWIPGHWKRV, encoded by the coding sequence ATGAAAACCATCAAACTAACATTATTAACAATTACGGCAATATTTGTTTTATTATTTGGTTTTTCAGGAAATTCCATTTCATCTGAAATGAATAAATCAGCAGAAATCAGTAATACAGTTAAACCCGGTCCAAAATATGTCTGGGTACCGGGTCATTACAAACATAACAAACACGGAAAGCTTTTTTGGATTCCGGGTCACTGGAAAAGAGTATAA
- a CDS encoding AAA family ATPase, with the protein MWKNIIGQSQVVEKLKSIFLSGKAAHAYLFEGTDGVGKDAAAIEFAKLLNCTQPVNGNEACDKCDNCRKISSFRSEYFKLITALPASKTDESESDPVDKLAASDFDEYMEQIALKSENPYHRISISGANNIRINSIRDLVSKIYLSAPAGYKKVFLISEADKMKQEAANALLKILEEPPKNSMIILTTSKVNSLPQTIIGRCQRIHFESLEESLITDKLLETGGYTEKQVKLAARLCFGSYSRANDLLQMGIEELRSQALDFLVSLLKNDTAQVISLCRTISAKNDKEKTRQFLFFLNIWIRDLLRVKAAGSSESGMLVNYDLAERLGKLNTNFPESDIFNIVLQLEEAEKLIGQNVQLTLILVNLSIKLKKYFRK; encoded by the coding sequence ATGTGGAAAAATATAATAGGTCAGTCACAGGTTGTTGAAAAGCTTAAGTCAATATTTCTAAGCGGTAAAGCTGCTCACGCTTATCTGTTTGAAGGCACTGATGGAGTTGGCAAAGATGCTGCCGCTATCGAGTTTGCAAAGCTTCTGAATTGTACTCAGCCTGTAAACGGCAATGAAGCCTGCGATAAATGCGATAATTGCAGAAAAATATCTTCATTCCGCTCAGAATATTTCAAGCTTATAACTGCTCTGCCCGCTTCAAAAACTGATGAATCTGAAAGTGACCCTGTTGATAAGCTTGCCGCTTCTGATTTTGATGAATATATGGAACAAATTGCTTTGAAATCTGAAAATCCTTACCACCGTATCAGCATATCCGGGGCAAACAACATCAGGATCAACAGCATTCGTGATCTGGTAAGTAAAATTTATCTTTCTGCGCCTGCCGGATATAAAAAAGTATTCCTGATCTCAGAAGCCGATAAAATGAAGCAGGAAGCTGCTAATGCTTTGCTGAAAATACTCGAAGAGCCTCCCAAAAACAGCATGATAATCTTAACCACTTCAAAAGTAAATTCATTACCTCAAACAATTATTGGAAGGTGCCAAAGAATTCATTTTGAATCCTTAGAGGAAAGCTTAATTACAGATAAGCTCTTAGAAACCGGCGGCTATACAGAAAAACAGGTAAAGCTTGCTGCCAGGTTGTGTTTTGGCAGCTACAGCAGGGCAAATGACCTGCTGCAAATGGGAATTGAAGAACTTCGCAGCCAGGCGCTTGATTTCCTGGTTTCCCTGCTTAAAAATGATACAGCGCAGGTAATTTCTTTATGCAGAACAATTTCAGCTAAAAATGATAAAGAAAAAACCCGCCAGTTTTTATTCTTTTTGAATATATGGATAAGAGACCTGTTAAGAGTAAAAGCAGCAGGCTCATCGGAAAGCGGAATGCTGGTTAACTATGACCTCGCTGAAAGGCTCGGTAAGTTAAATACTAATTTCCCTGAAAGTGATATCTTCAACATTGTTCTTCAGCTTGAAGAAGCTGAAAAATTGATTGGCCAGAATGTACAGCTCACTTTAATCCTTGTAAATTTATCTATTAAATTAAAAAAATACTTCAGAAAGTAA
- a CDS encoding MBL fold metallo-hydrolase, with the protein MKKNITYLLLLLSLSALPGCNLLLVAVKNVPTFFESPRKVKNKIKEPLKPDVRLSALWIGHATVLLQMDDKVIITDPFLTETAGEFARRVVEPGIDVENIPPCDLILISHSHFDHLNLASLEMLEEKSNKTALVFPEDLENYLPAYDMNLVRMKNNNGYESGITGETRIINGIKVTTVFAQHWGGRYGIDGYVWGDNAFTGYILEYNCMTVYFAGDTGYDNQKFKKLGELYKIDLALIPIGPCADCKQCGTYNHVFPVDAYDIFKDMKAKHMLPIHYGTLHFAQADPMEPVYAFREIIKNNKAGEFIKILEIGEQEIYLRK; encoded by the coding sequence ATGAAAAAAAACATAACATATCTTTTATTATTATTATCATTATCAGCTTTACCGGGCTGCAACCTTTTATTGGTAGCAGTTAAGAATGTTCCGACATTTTTTGAAAGTCCGCGTAAAGTTAAAAATAAAATTAAAGAACCTTTAAAGCCCGATGTAAGACTTTCAGCTCTTTGGATTGGACATGCTACAGTATTATTACAGATGGATGATAAGGTCATAATCACAGATCCTTTTTTAACCGAAACTGCAGGAGAGTTTGCAAGAAGAGTTGTTGAGCCGGGAATAGATGTGGAAAATATTCCACCTTGTGACCTGATACTGATCTCACATTCACATTTTGATCATTTAAATCTAGCCAGCCTGGAAATGCTGGAAGAAAAAAGCAATAAAACCGCACTGGTTTTTCCCGAAGACCTTGAAAATTACCTGCCTGCTTATGATATGAACCTGGTAAGAATGAAAAATAATAACGGATATGAATCAGGTATAACCGGCGAAACCAGAATAATAAACGGCATAAAAGTAACAACAGTATTTGCGCAGCATTGGGGCGGCAGGTACGGAATTGATGGTTATGTTTGGGGTGATAATGCATTTACAGGCTATATTCTGGAATATAACTGCATGACAGTATATTTTGCAGGTGATACAGGATATGATAACCAAAAATTTAAAAAGCTCGGTGAATTATATAAAATTGATCTTGCGTTGATACCTATTGGTCCGTGCGCCGATTGTAAACAATGCGGTACCTATAACCACGTATTCCCTGTGGATGCTTATGATATATTTAAAGATATGAAGGCTAAACATATGCTGCCGATTCACTACGGTACACTTCACTTTGCCCAGGCAGACCCGATGGAGCCGGTTTATGCTTTCAGAGAAATTATTAAAAATAACAAAGCGGGGGAATTTATAAAGATCCTTGAAATAGGGGAACAGGAAATTTATCTGAGAAAATAA